GGCCCGGGTGACCGTCCTTGCCGAAGGGACCCGCGGTCCCCTGGCGCAGGCGTACTGTCAGTGGCAGGGCCTGACCTCCACGAATCCCCAAATCTTTGCGCTGGGCGTCAAGGAACTCTGGGAAGTCAAAGCTGCGCCGAAGCAGGTCATCCACACCCTCGGCTGGCCGCTCCCCACCGATGCCTTTGGCGGCAGCTGGCTCTATCCGATGGCCGACAACCTGGTGTCACTGGGACTCGTCGTGGGTCTCGACTATCGGCAGCAGCAGCTGGATGTCCACAACATGCTCCAGCACCTGAAGCGGCATCCGCTCATCGCCCCGATCCTCGAGGGTGGGCAACTGGTGGAGTGGGGCGCGAAGACCATTCCTGAAGGAGGCTGGCACAGCCTCCCCACCCGACTGCACGGAGAGGGTCTCCTGATGGCAGGCGATACTGTCGGCATGGTGAATGTCCCGGCTCTGAAGGGGATTCACCTCGCGATGCAGGCGGGCATCTTCGCCGCGGAGACCATTGCGGCGGCCCTGAAGCAGGATGACACCACGGCCGCCGCACTGTCGTCCTACGACACGCGGGTGAAAGAGAGCTTTATTGGGCAGGACATGTACGCCACCCGCAACATGCGACTGGCATTCAAGGATGGCTTCTATCTCGGCGGCTTCCAGGCGGTGCTGATGACCCTCACGAAGGGGGGCTTCCCTGGCGGCACGATTGCGATGCACGCCGATGCCGACGCGAGTCGTCGCGAAGGTGCTCCCTGCAGCGCCCTCCCCGAGGGGGGGATGTCGAAGCTCGATGCGGTCTTTTACTCCGGGAATCAGACCCGGGATGACATCCCCTCGCACCTGATTGTCGGCCAGGACATCCCCGGCGAGGTCGCGGACTTCTACGCCGCCATGTGTCCGGCGGGTGTCTATGAACGGCAGGGCGATGCACTGGTAGTCAACGCCCCCAACTGCATCGACTGCAAGGCCACCGATGTCCTGGGACCCCGGTGGACGCCCCGCGAAGGGGGCTCCGGTCCCAGTTACAAGCGGATGTAGCGCCTCGACTTGTGCGGGGAGAACGGCAGGAGCCGTATCATTACGGCACTCCCAGCCTGCGAGGTTGCTGCCGTGCTCCTGTTGTCGCGATCAGTGATCGGATGCGTCGGACTGACTCTGCTCCTGACCAGCTGTCAGCAGGCCTATCAGCCTGTACCTGCGGCACCAGCCGCCACACTCCCGCCGGTGATCACGGCGGTGTCGTCGACCGGGAGTCCCCAGGAGGGATCAGGCACCCTGGGACTCTTTCGGCTGGAGATCGCCGAAGACCAGGCTGCGCTGGTCCCCCTGCGACAGTCGACCCTCACCGATGCGCTGGAGATCATCGATATCACCAGCTTCCTCTCAGCTGCGCCCTGTACCGACTGTGTCCGCATCGAGCGCTTTCGTCGCATCGCCCCGCAGATCGTGGGAATCGACATTGCCCTGCGGCATCCGTTCCCGGCCGGTGATGCGAGCCTTCCCATTTCTGGCAGCAATCGCGCCGACCTGCATGTCTTCAATGTGGAGGGGCAGCTGCTGAGTGACCGACCGGCGTCCTGGTTTCCGGGGAGTGGCCAGCGGGTGGTCCCCGGAGTCCTGCGCAACGCCGATGGGTATTCGGGCTATCTGGACCCCGTGCTCGATCCCGTGGTACCGACCGACGCCTCCGCGCATCCTTACCGCCTCTTCTTTGCAGACTACTCCGATGGCAACTTCAACCCCGCGCTTCCGACCGGATTCGCCTCGGTCACGACCCCCCCACCCTCGGGGCATCTGGTGATGCCGCAGGGGTCAGGCTGGGATGTCCGGGAGTACGAAATCGATTTGAGCGACGGCCCCACCGGTTTTTATCTCGCCATCGGCTGTACTTTCGGACTTTCGGTCAGTAACCGCACCCAACGCTTCACGCCGGAGTACCGCGTTCCTCAGCATCTGAAGAAGGCCGCGAGTGAAGTGCATCTGTCGCTGATGGCCAACGGGCTGGAAGGGGGGATCACGACTTCAACAGCGACCCTGGAAGTCCGGGTGGTGGATCCCTCGCATCAGGTCCCCGTCGGCAACGCCCTGAACGAAATGGCGGCGGATTCCTCCATCGCCGAGGTCCGGGTGGAATGTCCGGGGCTCTTGCCAGCCCCTCTGACGATGCCCACTTCTGGTGGCAGCGGTGGTGGCCGGACCCCCGCCGATCCCTGGGTCGGGAGCTTCCAGATCGCGAATCAGCTCGGTGCCCCGGAGGGGACCTATCCCGTGCTGGTGGGAGTCATCGACAGCTATATCACCGGGCAGAATCAGGCCCCGCTCCTTCAGGGCAAAGACGCCATCGGCCCGGTCCCGATCGGGGCCAATCCACTGACCGGCCTTTACGACCTCTCGACTTTTGCCACCTGGCAGACGCTTTGGCTTCCGGTTGGTCCTGCCGGGACCCCGCTGCCGAACTGGACGGTCTACATGGGGAACCCCGCCCATCAGGGCGGCCTTGGGCTGCCGGGACCTACGGGGACCTTCACGGCCCCTACCTGGCAGAGCGGCTGTTCCCAATGGAATTGCTGGGGGAACCCGCTGCTGGTCTACCTCGATGACACCACGGCCTACTTCTCCAACACGGGCGACGGCGGATCGCTCCCCGCGCAGGCAGTGGACCTCGCGACCCGGCAGGTGAAGTGGACCCAGAAGTTCAACGACATTCCACAGAACTGGCTCAATGCGAAGGGCATCAGCATCACCCCTGAAGGGACAGTCGTGTTCTGCCACGAGAACAAAACCGGCAATCTGTATGGCCTCGATGGCGCTGATGGCGAGCCCCTCTGGACCCTCCCGGCCTGGGGACATCTGCGGGCGGACTCTTACGCCACGACTGATGAAGATGGCAACTTCATCATCGGCAGTTCCAGCTGCATTGGGGGCTGTCCACAGGGAACCTTTGGCATCTACTCACTTAATCCCCGCACGGGCGTGCAGAACTGGCATTACCCGACGGGGGATCCCGGATATGCAGTGCCGGCCTATGCCGATGGTCGGGTCTATGTGATCGTCAACGGAACCATGCATGCCATCAATGCCGCTACTGGCGCGGGGATCTGGACCTATGCCGGCTTGGGAGATCATCGCGGCAATGCGATCACGGTCCACCCCGATGGCGGCATTCTCATCCACACCATGAACGGCCTCTATTGCCTCGATGACACCGGGACTGCCGCCACCCAGCGCTGGGTCCAGTCGTACAACTGCCCCTTCTATACCGGCAGCGGTGTGGGTCCTGACGGCACCATCCATGTCATCGACTATGACGGTGTGTTCCGGCGTTGCGATCCCTTAACCGGCGCGACAATCGCGAGCATGGGCGGCTGGGAGGATGGCTACGCCGGTCGCCCGACGATCGACAGCAACGGCATGACCTACTTCACCCTTCGACGAGCAGTCGCCAATGAGTCGTACCTGGTGGCGGTGAATCCCGATGGCTCACAAAAGTGGGCGTATTTTGCTGGTGCGTGGATCGGGTCGGCCGGGATCCCGGCCCCCTGTTCGCTGGGCAAAGATGGCACGCTCTACTCGTCGGTCCGTCCCCTGGGACTCATCGCCTTCCGGGATCCTTAAAACAAATCCTTCAAACGGTTTTTGACCGCGCCGGAGATGTTGGCCTCGAGCTCGGGGTCAAACTCCGCGTTGGCCACTGTCCCACCGACCGAGAACTTGAACTGCACAAAGCCATCCTTCTCCGCCGGCACATGCCGGATGTAGCTCCCGACCTTTCGCATAGCCCGCGCCACAGATTTCCGTGCGCGGATGGTACCAGTCAGCGCGACTGGCTGCGGGTCCGTGACCTGTCCGCTGACATCCAGATGGAAATCTGGTGCCCGCAGCTTGAGACTGGTGAGCTGGAGTCGTTTCGGACGCACTGTCGCCCGCAGGTCGATGAGGCTGTAGGGCATCAGGCTCCCCCCTTTCGCTTTTCCCGACTTTACCCGCTCTGCGAAATCTGCCGCAAAAGGCGAGAGCATCGTGCCCTGCGTGCTATTCAGCTCCACCTGCGCCTGCCAGTCCGTGGCGGACTTCAACGTGTATGTCACGGTGCCACCCATGCGACCGGTGACTCCATAGGTCGGCAGTTGCAGGTCCTGCAGGATGGTGCCGAAGTGGATGTTTTCCAGCCGGAGCGTCGCCGCTGCGGGCGACTTCCCCCAGGTCGCAACATCGTGGGCCTGGCCGCTCAGGAAGACCCGTCCGCCCCCCGGCGGGACAAAACGGGTATCGCGTAACCGGATGCCGCCATCGGCATAGCTCAGATACGCCACCAGATCCGTGCAGGGGAGCCCGGCGACCTCGAACTGCTCTGTCTCCAGTTCGATCTCCGCCGCGATCCGCTGGTCCCGGTCGAGGGTGAGGGTTGCGCCGCCGGTCACCGATCCTTCGAGGCCGTAGTTGGGCTGTCCGAGGGCGGCGAAAGCCTGACCCGGATTGATTCCCTCGATCCGCAGTTGCAGGGTGCTGGCCGGACCGGTCACCGCCACCCGCTTGCTGTGGTGGGTGCCATTCACCATGATGCCGCCACCAAACGCCTCAATTCGTCCCTCCCGCAGCTCCAGCGATCCCTCACGGATGAAGAAAGGGAGGTCAATCTGCTCAATGCCCAGATGGTTGAACTGCATCGCTGCTGCTTTGAGCGACCCTTCGATCACCGACTCCCCCTTCTTGCCGGTGATGGTGCCAGTGAGCGTGACATCTCCCTCGATAAATCCCGTGCGCGGGGCTTCGCCGAACTGTTCCAGCAGCCCCTGTATGCCCAACGGACCCAGGGTGGTCGCGATGGCATAGGGACGATCTCGTCGGTACCAGAAGGAGCCACTGGCACTGAGTGGTGCCTCCTGATAGAGCCCCTCCAGCGATGTCACCTGGAGCAGGCGGCGATCTGCATAGATCGCCTCCGCGGTGATCTGCGTGACGGTGAGCGGGGGGAGGCCGTCGTGCTCCAGGGCCGGCAGGTGATAGTGAACGGTCCCCTGGTCGAGGCGAATCTGCACCTGGCGGTCACCATACTTCTGGACTGGCCAGGCGGTGGGGTCGGCGGGCGGCGGCTCCGGCATCCCGGTCTCAGGTCCGAGATCCGGCTCCGGCGAGTTGGGGTCCCCGTCAAACTCGAAGCGAGGAAAGATCAAAT
The bacterium genome window above contains:
- a CDS encoding Electron transfer flavoprotein-ubiquinone oxidoreductase; its protein translation is MAAPFVPARFQAPLPQSHFIVEEAPNEEALPMDVLIVGGGPAGLACAIRLKQLCASDPALGDLEIGVLEKAPDLGGHCLSGAVMNPVALKSLFPDLPESELPLRTRVDSEAVYLLTGSGQFKIPTPPTMANHGNYVVSLCEVVQWLGSQAEALGINLFPGYPAESLLVQGTAVVGARTVPVGLDRSGVPTDNYTPPTDVTARVTVLAEGTRGPLAQAYCQWQGLTSTNPQIFALGVKELWEVKAAPKQVIHTLGWPLPTDAFGGSWLYPMADNLVSLGLVVGLDYRQQQLDVHNMLQHLKRHPLIAPILEGGQLVEWGAKTIPEGGWHSLPTRLHGEGLLMAGDTVGMVNVPALKGIHLAMQAGIFAAETIAAALKQDDTTAAALSSYDTRVKESFIGQDMYATRNMRLAFKDGFYLGGFQAVLMTLTKGGFPGGTIAMHADADASRREGAPCSALPEGGMSKLDAVFYSGNQTRDDIPSHLIVGQDIPGEVADFYAAMCPAGVYERQGDALVVNAPNCIDCKATDVLGPRWTPREGGSGPSYKRM